The following proteins come from a genomic window of Heptranchias perlo isolate sHepPer1 chromosome 14, sHepPer1.hap1, whole genome shotgun sequence:
- the LOC137332608 gene encoding E3 ubiquitin/ISG15 ligase TRIM25-like has product MEPGAFEDELTCAVCLQVYQDPVVLSCQHSFCLKCIEGVWAQSPGPEGFECPQCHRKFNPRPSLERNVTLCNIVEKYKRPQPAADSARVVCDYCVENPSPAVKTCLKCEISLCSHHLKPHLLNKAFSGHTLIEPVADLKDRQCVDHKKILEYYCEDDAECVCVSCVIIGKHKSHTLLSLDQAQAAIKEELEREIEKLRVQQNGSSKQRDLERSEAEIKTRINELKGKLSKSFSEWRKELEEDEEYALKLMDEEGLRALSQIRSCSEALNGMEQIQLMDRETQSLVQRDPLSFIQNSKQLLSRVTETQRVTDPDVPALTLNLSNISQLIQKRLNGSGKYHSDILGIIGQRSPMSLDPKTVNWNLVLSDDLRSVTWTEWEQPKPPHPERFKDCPQVLCSQSFSSGSHSWDVETDGKDWGIGIVCGSVEREGDESNLRLSRKSWCLDFYDDSPLRAYHNSEFTVLPLNWSISRIRVQLDYEAGTLSFHRVTDSLRHLHTFQTTFTEPVFPAFYCGNKSLKLLN; this is encoded by the exons ATGGAGCCCGGAGCTTTCGAGGATGAATTAacctgtgctgtgtgtctccaggtgtACCAGGACCCGGTGGTGTTGTCCTGTCAGCAcagtttctgtttgaaatgtattgaggGAGTTTGGGCCCAGTCACCAGGCCCAGAAGGGTTTGAGTGTCCTCAGTGTCaccggaaattcaaccccaggcccagtctggagAGAAACGTTACGCTGTGTAATATTGTGGAAAAATACAAGCGGCCACAGCCTGCTGCTGATTCAGCCCGTGTCGTCTGCGATTACTGTGTCGAGAATCCATCCCCAGCTGTGAAGACGTGTCTGAAATGTGAAATATCTCTTTGCTCCCATCATTTAAAACCACATCTGCTGAACAAGGCCTTCAGTGGACACACCCTCATCGAGCCTGTAGCTGACCTTAAAGACAGGCAGTGCGTTGACCATAAGAAGATCCTTGAATACTACTGTGAAGAtgatgcagagtgtgtgtgtgtttcttgtGTAATAATAGGGAAACATAAATCCCACACACTGCTGAGCCTGGATCAGGCACAAGCTGCAATTAAG gaagaattggagagagaaatcgagAAGCTTCGAGTCCAGCAGAATGGTTCCAGCAAACAGCGAGACTTGGAGagatcagaagctgaaataaag ACACGAATCAATGAGTTGAAAGGAAAGCTATCGAAGAGCTTCTCTGAATGGAGGAAAGagctggaagaagatgaagaatacgCACTGAAACTGATGGATGAGGAGGGGCTCCGAGCTCTCTCACAGATTAGAAGCTGTTCTGAAGCATTAAATGGGATGGAACAGATTCAATTAATGGATAGAGAAACCCAGAGTCTGGTACAGAGggaccctctctcctttattcag aactcgaagcagctcctttccag agtgactgagactcagagagtcacagacccagatgttccagcgctcaccctgaacctgtccaatatatctcaacttatccagaagaggctgaatggatcGGGAAAGTATCACTCAGACATACTGGGAATCATTG gGCAAAGGTCACCGATGAgcctggatccaaagacagtaaactggaacttggttctgtctgatgatctgagatcagtaacaTGGACTGAATGGGAACAGCCCAAAccacctcacccagagaggtttaaagactgtccccaagtcctctgctcccagagtttctcctcaggatcccattcctgggatgtggagacTGATGGGAAGGATTGGGGAATAgggattgtgtgtgggagtgtagagagggagggggacgagtCTAATCTTAGGCTCAGCAGGAAATCCTGGTGTTTGGATTTTTATGATGATTCTCCTCTCAGAGCCTATCACAATTCCGAGTTCACTGTCCTCCCATTGAACTGGTCAATCAGCAGGATCCGAGTTCAGTTAGACTACGAGGCCGGGACTCTGTCATTTCACcgggtcactgactcactgagacatttacacacatttcaaaccacattcactgaacccgtgtttccagcattttattgtgGGAACAAATCCctaaaactgttaaattaa